Proteins from a single region of Psilocybe cubensis strain MGC-MH-2018 chromosome 3, whole genome shotgun sequence:
- a CDS encoding GPI mannosyltransferase 3: protein MHESTYRLAIVIRVLIALFTRTFFQPDEYFQSLEPAHNLVFGYGHLTWEWTVLRPIRSFIYPAINVPVYWLLKVSGLVEARLVGDYFLILCPKVLHGSLAACTDIYIGDIARRTLGSDYETTARFVSLTSFFHAMALSRSLSNSLETSLSTIAFAYYPWDANAKLNFEYIRIRSNLRKMILFSAFACMIRPTNAVIWVFLFLNLFWAIRKHRRIAIAIAEDAAIIGTIALMTLFISDFLYYGTPTFTPYNFLKTNLSSVSLFYGGNPWHFYLTQALPIIGTTTLPFTTHGIWSTFSSTTSRDYSAKTMFRAITWTILIYSFAGHKEWRFIHPILPLLHVFAAKSLVDLSTDTRMSRKKKTTHWKSFIYRQFKLPNIHKRYIAFLLLTLPLSLYVMLFYCSGPIEVMHYIRQLPRHDLNQTTIGFLVPCHSTPGQSHLHRRDLAGERMWQLGCEPPLQHQNLATYKDQTDVFFDNPKEYLLTYFPSQVDPSFPLSPFPSSIPGQPASLPYFSQRFNKSIYPWKHEWPQYLILFGDLLQQDGVQVLLEGQGYGEVWKAGREWEGEGKRKGAVRVWKWASPPQTN, encoded by the exons ATGCATGAATCGACATATCGTCTAGCTATTGTAATACGCGTTCTTATTGCTCTTTTTACAAGGACTTTCTTTCAACCAGATGAATATTTTCAATCTCTTGAACCGGCACACAACCTTGTTTTTGGCTACGGGCACCTAACATGGGAATGGACGGTACTTCGGCCCATTAGAAGCTTTATCTACCCCGCTATCAACGTTCCTGTCTACTGGTTGTTAAAAGTCAGCGGTCTTGTCGAGGCGAGACTTGTAGGGGATTATTTTTTG ATTTTGTGTCCAAAGGTTCTCCACGGCTCCTTAGCAGCATGTACTGACATCTACATCGGAGATATTGCCCGTCGTACGCTAGGTAGCGACTATGAGACTACAGCT CGATTTGTATCGCTGACCTCCTTCTTTCATGCGATGGCATTGTCACGATCACTGTCAAATTCTTTGGAGACTTCACTATCAACAATAGCTTTTGCTTACTATCCTTGGGACGCCAACGCAAAACTGA ATTTTGAATATATTCGCATTAGATCGAATTTGAGAAAAATGATTCTCTTCAGTGCTTTTGCGTGTATGATACGTCCCACCAATGCTGTGATCTGGGTATTCCTCTTTCTCAACCTATTCTGGGCAATTCGTAAGCACAGGCGGATTGCCATTGCCATTGCAGAAGACGCAGCTATAATTGG AACAATTGCCCTAATGACTTTATTCATTTCGGATTTTTTGTATTACGGTACACCCACTTTTACACCGTACAATTTTCTCAAAACCAATCTGTCGTCTGTGTCCTTGTTCTACGGAGGAAACCCATGGCACTTTTACTTAACTCAAGCCTTGCCTATTATTGGCACTACAACCCTTCCCTTTACGACTCACGGTATTTGGAGCACGTTCAGTTCTACGACATCTCGTGACTATTCTGCGAAAACTATGTTTCGTGCAATTACCTGGACCATCTTGATATATTCATTCGCAGGACACAAGGAATGGCGTTTCATACACCCTATCCTACCACTGTTACATGTCTTTGCTGCAAAGTCGCTTGTTGACCTCTCCACCGACACCCGTATGTctaggaagaaaaaaacaacacaTTGGAAGTCTTTCATTTACCGACAATTCAAATTACCGAATATACATAAAAGATATATTGCATTTCTTCTTTTAACACTTCCACTTTCACTATACGTCATGCTTTTTTATTGCAGTGGCCCTATAGAGGTCATGCACTACATTCGCCAACTACCGCGACACGACCTTAATCAGACTACTATTGGCTTTTTGGTGCCATGTCATTCAACACCAGGCCAGTCTCACTTGCATCGACGGGATCTGGCTGGAGAAAGAATGTGGCAACTTGGCTGCGAACCTCCGTTACA GCACCAAAATCTGGCTACATACAAGGACCAAACAGATGTCTTTTTTGACAATCCTAAGGAATATCTGCTGACATATTTTCCAAGTCAAGTTGATCCATCGTTCCCATTGTCACCATTCCCTTCATCTATACCCGGACAACCTGCATCACTTCCTTACTTTTCACAGAGATTCAACAAGTCAATATATCCTTGGAAACATGAATGGCCGCAATACTTGATTTTATTTGGAGATTTGTTGCAGCAAGATGGTGTCCAAGTCCTGTTAGAAGGTCAGGGGTACGGAGAAGTTTGGAAGGCTGGTCGTGAatgggagggggaggggaaacGGAAGGGAGCAGTGAGAGTGTGGAAATGGGCATCACCTCCGCAAACAAATTAA
- a CDS encoding External alternative NAD(P)H-ubiquinone oxidoreductase B1, mitochondrial, whose product MFSARALSRSLSRFPRRPPQNLLSVRLYTTGTQSSPQPGQNSYIQTSKTIAKVTGLLCLSSVVGIFVVGASILAHDAFTYNEKHVDRVPVNPLALHPERGGPKNLPVARVLVDDEEDEEAKLLAGKPRLVIIGGGWGAMGVLESLHPGDYHVTVVSTDTYTTFTPLLPSAAVGTVSVRSLIEPIRKVLARLRGHFVQGKAVDLVMSERLVEISAVSPDGSESNFYIPYDKIVIAVGSSSSTHGVPGLENCFQLKTIGDAQAIRRRIMDNFERASLPTTSPEERKRLLSFVVCGGGPTGVETAAEIYDFCQEDIMNYACIFPKICRKEVSIHVIQSREHILNTYSEAISKFAEDKFRRDQVDLITSARVAGVTPEHVLYTTRNAEGETEQHSIPTNFVLWSTGIAMNPFTQRVSSLLPNQVHKKAIEVDSHLRVNGAPIGEVYAIGDCATIETSLMSHFMELVDDADADKNGKIEFGEWEHMVVKIKERIPMAEDHLVKVKELFQLYDSDADDSLSLNELFKLLEEIGNRITSLPATAQVASQQGKYLGKKLHKLSRANPPVASSTPPASGNPNAIQLLSDETVSKPFKYFHLGTLAYIGNAAVFDFGKYSFMGGLVAMYAWRSIYWNEQVSARTRALLMIDWIVRKIKYEELALRIVQLYG is encoded by the exons ATGTTCTCCGCCAGAGCCCTTTCGCGCTCCCTGTCCCGATTCCCTCGCCGTCCGCCACAGAATTTACTCTCCGTCAGGCTATATACCACAGGAACACAGTCTTCCCCACAGCCTGGCCAGAATTCATATATTCAAACCTCGAAAACCATCGCCAAAGTCACTGGCTTACTGTGCCTTTCTTCCGTAGTGGGAATATTCGTTGTTGGTGCATCCATTTTGGCCCACGACGCTTTCACCTATAACGAAAAACATGTTGACCGTGTCCCTGTCAATCCCCTCGCCCTCCATCCAGAACGCGGTGGGCCAAAGAACTTACCTGTCGCGCGAGTCCTGgtcgacgacgaggaggatgaagaagccaAACTGCTCGCAGGCAAACCCAGGCTTGTCATCATTGGAGGCGGCTGGGGC GCAATGGGCGTCCTTGAATCCCTTCATCCAGGAGATTATCATGTCACTGTTGTTTCTACAGACACCTACACGACTTTcacgcctcttcttccat CTGCCGCTGTTGGGACGGTTTCTGTTAGATCTCTCATTGAACCTATTCGCAAGGTTTTGGCCCGTCTTCGAGGACATTTTGTTCAGGGAAAGGCTGTTGACCTTGTGATGTCCGAACGTCTGGTTGAAATTTCAGCAGTTTCACCAGATGGGTCTGAAAGCAACTTCTACATTCC TTATGACAAAATTGTTATAGCGGTTGGGTCTTCATCAAGTACTCACGGTGTTCCTGGGTTGGAAAACTGCTTCCAACTCAAGACTATTGGGGATGCCCAGGCTATTCGAAGGAGAATCATGG ACAACTTCGAGAGAGCCAGTTTGCCCACCACTTCCCCCGAAGAGCGTAAACGCTTGCTAAGCTTCGTTGTTTGTGGAGGAGGCCCCACTGGTGTAGAAACTGCTGCC GAGATATATGATTTTTGTCAGGAAGATATCATGAATTATGCATGTATC TTTCCGAAAATATGTCGCAAGGAAGTCTCCATCCATGTGATCCAATCTCGAGAACATATCTTAAATACC TATTCTGAGGCGATATCAAAGTTTGCAGAG GACAAATTCAGGCGCGACCAAGTAGACCTTATTACATCTGCACG TGTTGCTGGTGTCACTCCCGAGCATGTTTTATACACGACACGCAATGCAGAAGGCGAAACAGAGCAGCACAGTATTCCTACCAATTTCGTTCTATGGTCCACCGGTATTGCTATGAACCCCTTTACGCAGCGTGTGTCTAGTTTATTGCCAAACCAGGTTCATAAGAAGGCGATAGAAGTTGACTCTCACTTAAGGGTCAACGGTGCCCCTATTGGCGAGGTTTATGCTATTGGGGATTGCGCAACG ATTGAAACCTCTTTGATGAGTCATTTCATGGAATTAGTGGACGATGCAGATGCGGATAAAAATGGAAAGATTGAATTTGGGGAATGGGAACATATGG TTGTCAAGATCAAAGAGCGCATACCAATGGCTGAAGACCATCTTGTCAAAGTGAAGGAGTTGTTCCAGCTATACGACTCTGATGCAGACGATAGCCTTTCGCTCAACGAGCTTTTCAAACTCCTGGAAGAAATTGGGAATCGTATTACTTCTCTTCCCGCCACGGCCCAAGTCGCATCTCAACAGGGTAAATACCTCGGCAAGAAACTTCACAAACTTTCCCGCGCCAATCCTCCTGTCGCCTCTTCCACGCCTCCAGCATCAGGAAACCCGAATGCTATCCAATTGTTATCAGATGAAACAGTGTCAAAGCCGttcaaatattttcatcTTGGTACCCTTGCGTATATCGGCAATGCTGctgtttttgattttggtAAATATTCGTTTATGGGTGGCCTAGTTGCCATGTATGCGTGGAGGAGCATTTATTGGAACGAACAAGTTAGCGCTAGGACGCGCGCCTTGTTAATGATCGATTGGATCGTTAG AAAAATTAAATACGAAGAACTTGCGTTACGCATAGTGCAACTATACGGATAA